From Glycine soja cultivar W05 chromosome 4, ASM419377v2, whole genome shotgun sequence, the proteins below share one genomic window:
- the LOC114409918 gene encoding uncharacterized protein LOC114409918, producing the protein MLKSTFTPIFWVLTPKPKPPKLPPQAITNTFFTSSTTHVRHNAPLNPTTPPPPSSAYIHLPFCRKRCHYCDFPIVALGSASTQTNDDPRVSNYIHWLCREISATNVDQPADASTITPLKTVYFGGGTPSLVPPRMVASVLDTLRLKFGLREDAEISMEMDPGTFDAEKMREMVVLGVNRVSLGVQAFQEELLRACGRAHGLKEVHEAIDVVKLCGVENWSIDLISSLPHQTSEMWEESLRLAIESQPTHVSVYDLQIEQGTKFGRLYSPGEFPMPSETQSAEFYKMASRMLSDANYNHYEISSYCKSGYECKHNFIYWKNKPFYGFGLGSTSFVGGLRFSRPRKVNDYINFVQNLENGLVNSSVKGHISGKDTIMDVVMLSLRTAQGIDLKSFQESFGSSVVLSLLEAYKPYVESGLVVCLDEHRRTIRIDDLNSSLSKTNAEGRVAYIRLSDPEGFLLSNELIALAFGVIDSWKDMPPYKEAEAT; encoded by the exons ATGCTTAAATCAACCTTCACTCCCATTTTCTGGGTACTTACCCCCAAACCCAAACCTCCAAAACTTCCCCCCCAGGCAATCACCAACACCTTCTTCACAAGCAGCACGACACATGTTCGACACAATGCCCCTCTCAACCCCACCACCCCACCACCCCCTTCTTCAGCCTACATTCACCTCCCTTTCTGCCGCAAACGCTGCCACTACTGCGACTTCCCCATCGTCGCCCTTGGCTCCGCCTCGACCCAAACCAACGACGACCCTCGTGTCTCCAACTACATCCACTGGCTCTGCCGGGAAATCAGTGCCACCAATGTGGACCAACCTGCTGATGCCAGCACCATCACACCCCTTAAAACGGTCTACTTTGGAGGCGGGACACCCTCGCTGGTGCCTCCTAGGATGGTTGCCTCGGTTTTGGACACTCTGAGGTTGAAGTTTGGGCTTCGTGAGGACGCCGAAATATCGATGGAAATGGACCCGGGCACGTTTGATGCTGAGAAGATGCGAGAGATGGTGGTGCTGGGAGTGAATAGAGTGTCCTTGGGAGTTCAGGCGTTTCAGGAGGAGCTGTTGAGAGCTTGTGGGAGGGCACATGGGCTGAAAGAGGTTCATGAGGCTATTGATGTTGTCAAGTTGTGTGGAGTTGAGAATTGGAGTATTGATCTTATATCTTCATTGCCTCATCAGACGAGTGAGATGTGGGAGGAAAGTCTAAGGCTCGCCATCGAGTCACAACCAACTCATGTCTCGGTTTATGACTTGCAAATTGAGCAAGGCACGAAATTTGGACGATT GTACTCCCCAGGGGAATTCCCAATGCCTTCTGAAACACAATCAGCTGAGTTCTATAAGATGGCTTCAAGAATGCTTTCTGATGCAAATTACAACCATTATGAAATCAGCAGCTACTGCAAGAGTGGATATGAGTGCAAACACAACTTTATCTATTGGAAGAACAAGCCTTTCTATGGCTTTGGCCTTGGCTCTACTAGCTTTGTTGGTGGGTTGAGGTTTTCAAGACCAAGAAAGGTGAACGATTACATTAATTTTGTGCAGAATCTAGAAAATGGATTAGTAAATAGCTCTGTTAAAGGCCACATTAGTGGCAAGGACACAATCATGGATGTGGTGATGCTGTCCCTAAGAACTGCACAAGGCATAGACTTAAAGAGTTTCCAAGAATCGTTTGGCAGCTCTGTTGTTTTGTCTTTGCTTGAGGCTTATAAACCTTATGTTGAGAGTGGACTTGTGGTTTGCTTGGACGAGCATAGGAGAACCATTAGAATAGATGACCTTAATTCTTCTTTGAGCAAAACTAATGCAGAGGGAAGGGTGGCTTATATAAGGCTAAGTGATCCAGAAGGTTTCCTTTTATCAAATGAGTTGATAGCCCTTGCTTTTGGGGTTATTGACTCTTGGAAGGATATGCCTCCGTACAAGGAAGCAGAAGCTACTTGA